One segment of Heterodontus francisci isolate sHetFra1 chromosome 26, sHetFra1.hap1, whole genome shotgun sequence DNA contains the following:
- the tob1a gene encoding protein Tob1a: MQLEIQVALNFIISYLYNKLPRRRVNIFGEELEQLLKKQYEGHWYPDKPYRGSGYRCIHVGEAVDPVIEQAAKESGLDMKDVCDNLPQDLSVWIDPFEVSYQIGEKGPIKVLYVDHNNDTGTDLDKEIKNRFNPEAQVFMPICDPAGSSSVSSSPSPPFGHSAAVSPTFMPRSAQPLTFTSATFAATKFGSTKMKSSGRHKVARASPTNLGLNMNNLLKQKTMSSSMHSLYGLGLGSQQQQQKTSALSPNAKEFVFPGIQGQGGTSAMFPGESPLNLSPLQYGNAFDMFAYGGPQ, translated from the coding sequence ATGCAGCTTGAAATCCAAGTAGCACTCAATTTTATCATCTCGTATTTGTACAATAAACTCCCGAGGCGACGAGTTAACATCTTTGGGGAGGAGTTGGAACAGCTGCTGAAGAAGCAATATGAAGGCCACTGGTATCCGGACAAGCCATACAGAGGATCTGGGTACAGGTGTATACACGTAGGGGAGGCCGTTGATCCTGTCATCGAGCAAGCTGCCAAAGAAAGTGGACTGGACATGAAGGATGTTTGTGACAACCTGCCTCAGGACCTGAGTGTCTGGATTGATCCCTTTGAGGTGTCGTATCAGATTGGAGAGAAAGGGCCCATCAAGGTGCTGTATGTGGATCATAACAATGATACTGGGACTGACCTGGACAAAGAAATCAAAAACCGCTTCAACCCTGAGGCCCAGGTCTTTATGCCCATTTGTGACCCAGCTGGGAGCTCATCTGTATCCAGCTCCCCATCTCCCCCATTTGGTCACTCTGCTGCCGTGAGCCCCACTTTCATGCCTCGTTCCGCCCAGCCTTTAACATTCACCAGTGCCACTTTTGCTGCTACAAAGTTCGGCTCGACCAAAATGAAGAGCAGCGGCCGACACAAGGTTGCTCGCGCATCCCCCACTAATCTTGGCTTGAACATGAATAACCTGCTGAAGCAGAAAACCATGTCGTCATCCATGCACTCTCTCTATGGGCTTGGCTTGGGcagccagcagcaacagcagaagacTTCAGCCCTCTCTCCCAATGCCAAGGAGTTTGTTTTCCCTGGCATCCAGGGGCAGGGTGGTACCAGTGCAATGTTCCCAGGGGAGAGTCCCCTAAACCTCAGTCCTCTCCAGTATGGTAACGCCTTCGATATGTTTGCCTATGGGGGCCCTCAATGA